A stretch of the Notolabrus celidotus isolate fNotCel1 chromosome 3, fNotCel1.pri, whole genome shotgun sequence genome encodes the following:
- the LOC117810739 gene encoding macrophage mannose receptor 1-like, producing the protein MLMNSLSILIIIFSLPLFIQGFEQHRSYVHVPTRRTWDDAQSYCRQHHTDLAIFEDKAEYDALQNPCASGNFCWIGLRTDSGNPDIWKWTNGKEVNFTSWYKTQPNERNLHCVKMHRKLWYDYVCSHIYESVCYDNLVLVEEEKTWEEALEHCRTLQTDPTSSNTHFSHHYDLPHMHAEKDNLYAKTLIQKAQTQEVWIGLRFLAGHWLWVNGFPLEDQLKKRLSVCPAPKMHCGTMSKTGGTFSERDCSEKRNFFCLLRK; encoded by the coding sequence ATGTTGATGAATAGTCTctccatcctcatcatcatcttcagccTCCCCCTCTTCATCCAGGGTTTTGAACAACACAGAAGCTATGTTCATGTGCCGACTCGAAGGACCTGGGATGATGCCCAAAGCTACTGCAGACAGCATCACACTGACCTCGCCATTTTTGAAGATAAGGCTGAATATGACGCACTGCAGAATCCATGTGCTTCAGGTAACTTCTGCTGGATCGGTCTTCGCACAGACAGTGGAAATCCCGACATCTGGAAATGGACTAATGGAAAAGAAGTCAACTTTACAAGCTGGTACAAGACGCAACCTAATGAAAGGAATCTCCACTGCGTCAAAATGCATAGGAAACTTTGGTACGATTATGTCTGTTCTCATATATATGAAAGTGTGTGCTATGACAATCTGGTCTTGGTTGAAGAGGAGAAGACATGGGAGGAGGCTCTGGAACACTGCAGGACTCTTCAGACTGACCCCACCTCAAGCAACACACACTTCAGCCATCACTACGACCTTCCACACATGCACGCTGAAAAAGACAACTTGTACGCCAAAACCTTGATCCAAAAAGCCCAGACCCAGGAGGTGTGGATAGGCCTTCGTTTCCTGGCAGGACACTGGCTGTGGGTGAACGGCTTCCCTCTGGAGGATCAACTGAAGAAACGACTTTCTGTCTGCCCTGCTCCCAAGATGCACTGTGGGACAATGTCAAAGACAGGAGGCACGTTTTCAGAAAGGGACTGTTCAGAGAAGAGGAATTTCTTTTGCTTATTGaggaaataa
- the LOC117810651 gene encoding macrophage mannose receptor 1-like produces the protein MLMNSLSILIIIFSLPLFIQGFEQHRSYVHVPTRRTWDEAQSYCRQHHTDLAIFEDKAEYDALENPCASDNFCWIGLRTDSGNPDIWKWTNGRQVNFTSWYETQPNERNHHCVKMQRKLWYDYDCSYIYESVCYDNLVLVKEEKKWEEALEHCRTLQTDPTSSNTHFSYHYDLPHMHAEKDNLYAKTLIQKAQTQEVWIGLRFLAGHWLWVNGFPLEDQLKKRLSVCPAPKMHCGTMSKTGGTFSERDCSEKRNFFCLLRK, from the coding sequence ATGTTGATGAATAGTCTctccatcctcatcatcatcttcagccTCCCCCTCTTCATCCAGGGTTTTGAACAACACAGAAGCTATGTTCATGTGCCGACTCGAAGGACCTGGGATGAAGCCCAAAGCTACTGCAGACAGCATCACACTGACCTCGCCATTTTTGAAGATAAGGCTGAATATGACGCACTGGAGAATCCATGTGCTTCAGATAACTTCTGCTGGATCGGTCTTCGCACAGACAGTGGAAATCCCGACATCTGGAAATGGACTAATGGAAGACAAGTCAACTTTACAAGCTGGTACGAGACGCAACCTAATGAAAGGAATCACCACTGCGTCAAAATGCAGAGGAAACTTTGGTACGATTATGACTGTTCTTATATATATGAAAGTGTGTGCTATGACAATCTGGTCTTGGttaaggaggagaagaaatgggaggAGGCTCTGGAACACTGCAGGACTCTTCAGACTGACCCCACCTCAAGCAACACACACTTCAGCTATCACTACGACCTTCCACACATGCACGCTGAAAAAGACAACTTGTACGCCAAAACCTTGATCCAAAAAGCCCAGACCCAGGAGGTGTGGATAGGCCTTCGTTTCCTGGCAGGACACTGGCTGTGGGTGAACGGCTTCCCTCTGGAGGATCAACTGAAGAAACGACTTTCTGTCTGCCCTGCTCCCAAGATGCACTGTGGGACAATGTCAAAGACAGGAGGCACGTTTTCAGAAAGGGACTGTTCAGAGAAGAGGAATTTCTTTTGCTTATTGaggaaataa